The region GTAAAAACAATGGCAAAACTATAGCAGTTTTACCGTTTGAAACAAATAAAAAAGATACAACCAACATAGTCGTATTAGAAAAGCTTACCCACGAATTGGTAAAATCAGGAACCTACCAAGTAATCGAAAGAAGTAAAATAGATAGTGTGCTAAAGGAACAATCTCTTTTGTTATCCGGAATTATTTCTGAAGATGTATCAATAAAAATTGGAAAACTTTTATCTGCTGATGGAGTAGTAGTCGGATCTATCATAGAAGAAAATCAATACACTACAATCATAACACGAATCGTTGATACGGAGAGTGGAAAAATTTGGAGTTCAAGTAGGGTTTCCTATTTAACCACAACAGTTCCTCAAAAAAAATTAGAGAACGGAAATAAATCATTTGCGGATAATGATCATAAGCCAATCATATCAAGTGAAAAACCGAAAGTTGAAATTAAAGACTTTCAACTTTTAAAAAATGGAAAATTTGGACGATTTATTGGACTTTTAAAAAATGAAAGTAATTCAGTTATTTCTGGGAGCAAACTCTATATTAACCTTAAAGATAAAAATAATAATTTTATAGATACCACAATTTGTTTTACAGAAAAACCTGCTGAGTCAAATGAAGAAGTTCCATTTAGTTGTATTTTGGCAGATTTCCCAAGTGATTACAAAAAACATGAAATTTTATTTGAACCAGAATCTAAATTCTATGGAAATTATACGAAATTTAAAATCATCTCCGAAAATTTTAAAGAGTCAACTGGTGGATTAGATGGATATACCTTAACAGGAGTTTTAAAAAATGATACAGAATCAATTATCACTTATCCTAAAATTATCCTAAGCTTATTCGATCAAAATAAAAAATTTCTGGGTTCCGCAATCGGTTTCGGAAATCAGAAAAAACTTTCGCCCAACGAAACAACTTCCTTTAAAGTAAATGCCTACTCTTATTCGCTCGGAGGAAAACCACAAAGTTATAAGATTCAAACATATGCACTAACGTCATCAATTATTCATTAGAAATCTGGATAATCCCATATACTTTCGTATGAGTCATATAATTCAGCATGTTCTAAAAACTTTTTATAAAATTCGTGGTTCCCTATCGTAGAACTATCACCAATGACGACTAATCTTAGTTTGGCGCGAGTCATTGCCACATTCATTCGCCTTGTATCTGAAAGAAATCCTACCTCCCCTACTTCATTCGATCGGACAAGGCTAATATAGATTATATCCATTTCTCTACCTTGAAATGAGTCAATGGTTGAAATCTCAATATTGTAAATGCTCGCCAATTTCGTTTCTTCCAATAAATCTCTGAGAATAATAATCTGATCATTGTACGGAGATAATACTCCAATGGAAATTTTATTTCGAACTTCGGAATTCAAATTCCAATTTTCTAAACATAACTTTAAATGACTTATTAAAATTTCGGCTTCCCTTCGATTAGAAATACTCAATGTTTCCTCATTTAACTTTTCTTCAGAATCTGATCCGGCTGTATCTAGAAAACATAGGGGCGAAATTCTATCTATATATCCACAAACTTGATCTAATGTTTTTTTTTTTACTGATAAATCTGCTTTTAAATGATTAGAGTAAAACAATTCGTTTGAAAATTCCATAATTTCTTCATGCATTCGATATTGTGTATCTAACAAAATATAAGGAATTTTCATATTACTTGTATGAGTAATATCTTTACTTTGATTACTATTATTTTGCTCTGACCGAAATATAATTTTTTCAAATAAGGATACATCTAATTTGCCTCGAATACCTTCCGGAGACTTTACAACAGGAGGAAGTTGTTTATGATCCCCACAAAAAATAACTCGGTTCGCTCTCATAATTGCAATCCATGTCGCTGGTTCTAGTGCTTGAGTTGCTTCATCAATAAATACGGTCTTAAAATACATTTTACTCGCAGGAGAATTTGTAATTCCGACAAATGTAGAACAAATTGCCTCTGATTTATCTAAAATATCTTTCTGGATCGTAAATTCCAAATTACGGATAATTCCGAATAACTCTTTGGCTTCATTTTTAAGGGCTGTTCGTTCTTCTCTTTCAGCTTTACCAAAATTTCTTTTGAATTTAAATGCTTTTTTTTGTAATTGTAATGCTTCCTTTTTATATTGCAACATTGTATCGTAATCTGGATGTGAGTGCAATTTTGCTTCAAACGTAAAGGCTTCCGAATTTTCTGACACACGTGCTGGATTTCCAATTCGTAAAACATTCACTCCTAACTCAGATAATTTTTCTACGAGTAAATCAACTGCATTATTACTTGCCGCACAAACTAAAACTTGTTTTTCGTCTTTTACGGCTTCTTGTATTATCCTCACTAAGGTTGTAGTTTTACCTGTTCCAGGCGGGCCTTGTATTAAAGAAAAGTCACGAGTATTTAGTGCAAGCGAATAAGCCAGATTTTGTGAATCATTCAATTCTTTTACAATGGGATTTTTTTGAAGTTCGACAGAGGTTTCTTTATAACCGAGTAATATTTCTCGTAAATCTGCCAAACGATTATTACTAGCAGAAATAACTTTAGACAAAGCAAACTTCATTTCTTTATAACTTGTCTCGTTATAAAATAAGTCTACTCCCAATTTGCCTTCATCAAACCAATCTGGCATTTCCGATTCTGGAATCATCACGTACATTGTTTCGTCTTTAATTTTTCGAATTGTTCCAAATATACGGTATTCTTTTTTTTCATCCTTGGACAAACCTTCTTTGTTTGTAAAAATTGAAACTGTTTGTCCGGAATGGAATTTATGATTTTTTGCCTTTTCTGGATTCGTACGAATACTTAAGATTAATCGTTCCGAAGAAGTAACCTCTTCTAATTCGATTTGGACAGGGTACCAAGTTACGCCATTTTTCTGGCGTTCGGCTGGGCTAGTTTCGGAAAGTAAAGTTTCATATTCACTTCTTTCGTATTCCTGCTCCAATTCCAATAATTGGAGAGTATTTTCTAATTCTTCTATAGAGTTCAAAATTGTTATTCCTAACTCTAACTTGGTTTTTTGAAATAAAAAGTAAACCAAATTCTTTTTCCTTGAGTAAAAAGCGAACTCACTGTGAATTTCAGCAAAAAACGAATTCGATTCAAATGAATCATAACTGTATTCACAAATTCTAATAAAGGATTGCGTAATACTACCTTCTTTTAAAAAATAGATTCCATACTAGAGGATTATACTTATGAAATACTATTTAATCATTGCCATTCTTATTTTAAATCAATCATTTATATTTGCAGAAACTAAAGTTGAGTCACAGAACTTTCTTGAAGCAGCGACAAAAGGAGATTTTGCGTTAATTGAATCTGAACTTAAAAAAGGATTCGACATTAATACTAGTGATGAAAATGGAAACACCGCACTTCATATAGCGGCATTAAAGGCTAATTTAGAATTAACCAAATTCCTACTACAAAAAGGAGCTAATTTAAACCAGAAAGACGGAAACGGTGATTCACCATTAGCCAACGCTGCAGCCGTTGGAAGTTTGGAAGTAGTAAAACTTCTAATCGAAAAAGGATCTGAAGTAGATTCTAAAAATCAGACAGGATGGACTCCTCTTCGTTGGGCGTCTAATGAAGGTTATCTGCCAATTGTAAACTTTTTAATTGAGAAAGGAGCAGAAATTTATCCGCTCTATATGGCAGATAGGTATTTTTTAGAAGAAGCAAAAAATGGGAATCTCGATGGGATGCAAAAGTATTTAAATAAAGGTGCTAGTATAAATGCAGTAGACGAAGACGGAATAAGTGCCTTACTTTATGTTACTTCTAATTTAAGTCTTAATAACTCTGAAAAATATAAAACAGATGTATTTGAGTCAGTCAAATTTCTCGTAGAAAATGGTGGAGACTTAAATGAAAAAAGTCCCACTGGATTTACTCCATTATTGTATTCTATGCATAACAACCATATTCCGCTGATTCAATACTTAATCTCTCAAAATGCAAGTTTAGCGGATGTAGACTCAAATGGAGATACATGTCTCATACTTGCGTCAAGAATAGGAAATTTAAAACTAGCTCAATTTTTTCTAGAAAAAAAAGCAGATACAAATCTTAAAAATTATAGCGGAGAAACTGCGCTTCATGCATCCAGTAAAACAGGCCAACTAGAAATAGTAAAAACCCTTTTAAATTTAGGGGCGGATATCGATTCAGAGGATAACAATAAATTTACTCCTCTTTTGGTAGCAGCTCGGGCCGGACATGAAAGCGTGGTTAAACTTTTACTTTCATCTGGGGCAAATATAAACCATAAGGAAGAGAGAAATTATTCAGCACTTATGTTAGCAGCGGAAAATGGGCATTTGACCACTGTAAAAATTCTAACTGAGGCTGGAGCTGATAAAACAATTAAATCGACCTATTATCCTTACGGTGACGTTATTGCAATCGCAAAGAAAAAAAGTCAAACTAAAGTAGTAGAATATTTAGAGTCCACAAATTTAAACTCACTTAATAAATCTAATTCCCTTTCAAAAACAGATTTAAATGATCTTTTGAAAGTATTCTCTTTATTAAATGAACAAATCAAAGGGCGAAATAAGGATGGATTTACCGCTTTACATTGGGCATGCAAAAATGAAAATTTAGAACTCGTAAAATTTGTAATTTTACCAGAAAATCTAAACCAAAAAGATAAACAAGGTTTTACCCCACTTCACTACTCGATAAAATCTGGAAATTTAGAAATTACCAAATTTCTAATAGAAAAAGGAGCTGATAAAAATACTAAGAATAATAATGGTAAAACTCCAATTGATATCGCTCCTAAAAAAAGCAAACCTACTCTGATAAAAATTTTAAATACTACAAAACTAATTCCACTACAAAAATCGACTAAGAATATAAAAAGTGAATCAAACTCAAATGATAGTTTTAATCTGGAAGACGATGCGGAAGAAGAAAAAAATTCGGACGATTCGGAAGAATGAATGATTCGTGTATCCGCAGCAATTATTAACAAATACCAATTGCTCTCTACACAAATCATTCATCTCACTTACAAACTTGAGATAAAATAAACTCAATTTTACTTACTCACCTTACGCTATCGCTATTAATTCATTAAAAGTTTCTAATATACCCTTTGCCAAAAGTATTCTCAAGATTTTCCTTCTTTCCATAAATTACCAATTTTGCGTAAGATGAGTTACTTATCCTTTTTTCTTTTTATTTCCGGCTGGTTCTTCAATTACCAGTGATTCTTCCTTGCTGACCACAGTTTGCCCTTCTATCATTTCTATTGCATTTGGAATTAAAATACTAGATCCGATAGGCGGAATGATAACTAAATTTTTAAACCCAAGTTCTTTTTCTATTGGTAAATTACAGGATACAGTCGATGGACTAGAATATTTAACTGGCATTGGATCAGAATCAGAACCTTCTACCATAAGTTTCATTCCATCCACAAATCCAGCTCCGATTAAATGTAAATCAATACTCTGTTCTCGAATAGAAATTTTACGTGGAATAACTCGATTAACCGCAACTTTGTCTCCAAATACTTTTCCACCAATATAACCTGTTTGGCTGGAAACCAAAAGTCCGTGCAAAGTAGAAGGAATATCTGGCAAACCATTCAAAGTATTGTTTAGATATAAATTATACAAATACACGATTACTGCTACCACTGTGAAAAGTAATAACTGTAAACGGGTAATATCGATTACACCATTTTCCATAAACAAATCACTTAGTTTGGGAGGAGTATCGGAAATTGCATTTTTGGGATTCTTTTTATTTAAAAAATGAGACGCTATAAATCCAGAATAGCTAATACTCATTAGCCCCACTAAGGAAGGATTAAAATCTGGAATTTTTCCATTTTGAAGTAATATACCAAAAGCGATTGCAATATAAAAATAACTTCCAGTCAAAACTACTGTCCATGTAAATGCTTGAAAACGAGACAAACTATATGTATTCGTATTTTTATCTAAAAGCACATAGGGAATAAAGTTCCATTTACCAATCAATAAACTAATAAAACCTAAACCAATAACAGTAACAACAATTGCGAGTCCTATTACTTTTTTATTCCAATTTTTGGGAAGTATAGTAACTTTCATAAATGAGCTCGGACGACCATCTACAAAAACTTTTAACTTTATGCTCTTTCTAAAAAAAGCCTTTTCAGCAAGTTGTTTTAAATACGGAGTTGTTGGGATAATGAAATTCATATGTTGAACTCCATCGAGCGTACTTGAAATATAAAATGGAGAAGTTTTTGCACGCATCTGCATATATTCAATAGGTTGATATTCAGAAAACTCCAAATCTTCTGGCAAATCCATATCAATCGTACTATCATCGAGATCATAGAAATAAATATCAATTTTGTCTACATCAGAACCAAAATTTTTTCCTGACATCGTAATCGTATCCCCAATTACACCTCCCATTGGAGAAAGACCTGTGACTAACGGCTGTTTGTCTTCCTCATAATTTTCAGGCATCTCAAAGAATTCTTCATCTAACAAACGATCTTTATCTTCAGTAGAATCACCAATATAAAGTTTGACCTTAGTTCTACCTGATGGTATTTTATTGTAAACGTTTATGAAAAACTCTACTAAGTTTTTTCGTTCTTGGTACACAGAGCCTGGATAAATTTGGGTTTTCGTATTTCCTATTTCTATTCGAAATCTTTTCTCTTTTTTCCCTTTTAGGATTTCAATCATTTCATCTGGATCTAAACCTCGAATTGCCATACGATAGTCGCCTTTCGATAAATCCAGTGAGTCCACATATTCGATTGAATATTCAGACTTTGAACCTTCCTTTGATTGCGAATTTACGGCAATTGGCAAACAAAAAAGAAATATAGAAAATAATATTGTATATTTAAAATCTTTTATCACCAAATCGTCCCCCTATTTTTTTTCCTTTTCCTTTTTTGATTTTATCCTTTGAACTGTCATTCGAAGAATCCTTTTTTTCTTTAGATTCATCCTCTGTCGAATCTTCTGATTTTTTTGGGTCTTTTGTGTTTTTCGATTTTTGTGTAAGAACAAACCCATTTTCAGAAGTTTGGTCAACCGCTACTGCAAAAACAAAAATTGGGAATAATAAAATACTGATAACTAAAGTAATGATTCGTAAACTCATAATCGCTCCTTATTAAAAAAGTTTGCAATTATAATAAGTCTAAGTCAATGAATTTTCTATTTTCTAAGAAGTTTGCGAATCGCCTTTTGAAGTCCATCTATACTCAAAAAATACATGGGAACCAAATCCCAAATAGCTTCAATCGTTTCGTGGTGCCAATATCGTCGATCATCTGGATTCAACCAAACTGAATCTGGAAAATACTCTGTTAAATCTCTCAGTCGATCTAAGCCGGTTTTTAATTTTACTTCTGGTTGTTTGTGTTTTAAATACCCGTAACCGTAATAATCAAACATTCCTGTTTTATTAAAAAGTTCATATGGATGCATGGAAGCGTCGCCGACATAAATTACTTTTGTATCGGGACGAAATTTTTTAGTGAGTTTGGAAACAGAAACTTTTTTGGACAGACTCGCATCCGGAAACACACTATCGTAGATAATATTGTGAAAATAATAGTAGTGAAATTCTTTAAAGTGATTGAGTTGATGACTCGCACTAAATAATTTACTTACTCGAGCAGCATGTGGACTCATACTCCCACCTACATCCATAAGGAGTAAAAGTTTTAAATCATTTTTTCGAGATCTTTCATGAACTAATTCTAATTCGCCGCCATTATTACAGGTTTTATCAATGCTTTTTTGAATCGAAAATTCAAGCCTACCTTCTTTTTTAAGACTACGAAGTTTCTTTAAGGCAACTTTGATTTGGCGCACATTCAAAGTTTCATCCGTTCGATAATCCTTAAATCTCCTTTCATCAATTACGTCAAATGCTGTTTTACCGCTAGAATCTCCTCCGGCACGAACACCGTTTGGGTTAAATCCTGAATTCCCGAAGGCAGAAGTTCCCTTTGTTCCGACCCATTTATTTCCGCCATCGTGACGCTCTTTTTGTTCTTCCAGTCTTTTTTGTAGATTTTTTAGAACTTCTTCATACTCCAAATTGGTGGCGGCATTTTTTTGTTCTTCTGGAATTTCTCGTTCAATTGCTTTTTTGAGCCATTCATCGATAAGAGATTTCATCTCGTTATCCGCTCCTACTTGACCTTTAAAAACTTCTGCAAATATCAAATCAAAATCGTCGTAGTGTTTTACATCTTTTATAAGACAATTTCGGGAAATAGAATAAAATTCATTTACAGATAGTGAGCCATTTCGATCGGAAAAATAAGAAATTGCTTTTAATAAATCAATAAATTCCGCAGTAGAAACAGGAATTTTTCTATTTTTTAGTCTGTAAAAAAAATGAGTAAACATAGGAACCTAAGCAGAGTATTTTAAAATTTCATCCCCAATTGTATAAAACACACTATCATTTCCTAATAGTTGGGATAATCTAGAAAGTAATTCACGAGTTGGTTCAACCGAATAATGATTGTGTGCCCGAATCACTTTTTTGAGATTAGGATCTCCCGTAAGATGAAAAAATACAGAGGAATTTCCTTTAAATGCAGTGAGTATAGAATACAGATTATTAACCACTTGGTTATCACTAAAATCTTTTGGATTAATTTTGATATGAAGTGATTTTTCTAACTTTGCAACTAAATTGTCTTCATTTAAAATCTCTACATCATTAACTATGATTTGACCACGAAGTTCAGTTTCTCCAATTTCTACTTTTTGTAGTAATCCTTTAATGAAAACTGCTTGGTCTTCTTTCATAAACTCTTTGAATTTTACGAAAGTTCTAGGAAATACAGTACAATCAATGTCTCCTGTAAAATCTTCTAGTTTAAAATTCATAAACTCTTCATTTTTTTTGGTATATTTTACTTCTGGACTAGTAATGATACCGCATAATTCTACTTTTGCGCCAGAAGATACTCCATCAATTTTTTCAATGGTCAAAGAGGAAAGAGTCGAAAGTTTAGCTCTGTATTTATCGAGAGGATGACCAGATAGAAATAATCCGGAAACTAACTTTTCTCTTTTTAGTTTGTCGTCGAGTTCCCACTCTTCTGAATTTTTAGGAAGATTTAAAGAAAAATTTTCAGAGCTTGCACCCATAAAAAGATTTCCCTGTCCTTCTAATTTACGAGTTTGTTCTTTTGCCGCATAGTTAGAGATTGCGTCTACCGACTCAAAAAGACATTTGCGAGTATAACCAAACGAATCAAACGCACCAACCTGAATAAGTGCTTCTAGAACACGCTTATTTACACAATGTGTATCTATATTCAGTAAAAAGTCATTTAGTGTTTTAAAGCCTCCGGCCTTTTTTCTGGACTCAATTATACTATTAGCCGCAATTGAACCTACACCTTTTAACGCCGAAATCCCGAAACGAATTGTATTATCCGCTGGAATACTAAAACTTGCTTCTGATTCGGTAACATCTGGATTTAGAATTTTAATTCCCATTTCCCGAGCGTTGTTGACGAATTTTACAATTGCACTTGTGTCATTACCGTCAGACGCAAGAAGGGCAGTCATATACTCTGTCGGGTAATTCGCTTTAAAATACGCAGTCTGGTAGGTTACTAACGCATAAGCTACAGAATGCGATTTATTAAATCCGTATCCACCGAATTTTTCGAGTAAGTCAAATAAGTCAGACGCAAGTTTTCCATCTATTTTTTGAGCGATTGCACCGGCGACAAATTTTATTTTTAAGTCTGCCATTAGATCTAACTTTTTCTTTGCCATCGCTTTACGAAGAACATCGGATTCACCCATCGTAAATCCGCCAACGACACGCGAAATACTCATCACCTGCTCTTGGTATACCGCAACTCCGAATGTTTCCTTCAATATTGGCTCGCAGGATGGATGCGGATAGGCTACTTTTTGTTTGCCGCTCTTTCTATCTAAATAATCCTGCAACATCCCAGAGTCCATTGGACCGGGACGATACAATGCAATGAGGGCAACAATTTCCTCAAAGGTATTTACCTGTGACTTGGCAACTAGGTCAGTGATTCCATTCGACTCTAACTGGAATATACCTAGTGTATTCGCTTTTTTTAGTAAAGAGTAAGTCTTTGAATCGTCAATAGGCAGTTCATCGGGTACGATTTTGATTCCGTGGCGTTTTTCTACTAAGTGAACTGCATAATCAAGTGTAGTTAAGTTCTTGAGCCCTAAAATATCCATCTTGATTAAACCAACACTTTCTAGTTGGTCTTTATCGTATTGAGTAACAATAGCTCTACCAGGTTTTCCTTTTTCTGCGACTGTGGAAAGTGGTACAATTTCTTCTAGCGGATAAGGAGAAATTACCACACCTGCCGCATGTCGTCCCGGCTGACGGTAGTTACCTTCTAGTTTTTCGGCGATGTAAAATAACTTACGGTTTGTATCATTTTTTTCTTTGATTTGTTTTAAATCGTTGGAGACATCCACTGCTTCTGCGATAGAAATTCCCAATTTAGATGGAAATGCTTTTGAAATTTCATTAGATTCAGCGAAGCTAATATTGAGTACCCGCGCTACGTCTTTCAATGCAGCTTTTGCAGCTAGGCTTCCAAACGTAATGATCTGACCTACTTTGTCTTTGCCGTATTTTTCTTTGATGTAATTGATTACTTGGTCACGTTTTTCTACACAAAAGTCAGTATCCACGTCGGGCATATCTTTCCGGTCTGGATTTAAAAATCGTTCAAAAAGTAAATTATAACGAAGGGGGTCAATATTTGTTATCCCCAAAGCATAGGATACAATAGAACCAGCCGCAGATCCACGCCCCGGTCCAACTGGAATTCCGGAGTTTCGCGCAAAATCAATATAATCCTGTACGATTAAAAAATATCCAGCAAAGTGCATATTACGAATTGTATTTAATTCAAAGTCTACTCGGTCTTGGATTTCTTTTGTGACAACTGGGTATTTCTTTTTGATTCCATCGTCGACTAATTTTACTAAAAAGGAATCGGTATCATATCCTTCGGGAACTTTGAAATCAGGAAGTAGATTGTTTCCAAATTTGAAATTGAGATCGCATTTGTCCCGAATTTCAAGTGTATTGCGCATTGCTTCTGGAATTTCTGGAAATAGTTTTGCCATTTCAGCAGGATTTTTTACATAAAATTCTTGGTTAAAACCAAAACGCATTTCATCGTCGATTTTCTTTTGCATTCCAATTCGAAGCAAAATATCCTGAGCACTTTGGTCATCTTTGGTGAGGAAGTGGGAATCATTCGTAACAACAAGCGGAATTCCCGCTTTCTTGTAAAACTCGTAAGCTGCCTTCGCACAAATATCTTGCTCTTTGATACCGTGGTTTTGAATTTCTAAGTAAAAATCTTCTTTGCGGAAAATTTCATTTAGCTTATTGGCAAGGGCAAGTGCGGCTGTTTGATTTCCTTCGATGATCTTACGTTGCACCTCACCCGCAAGACAAGCCGTGAGACAAATCAGTCCCTCGCTATGGCGTTCTAGCAAATCGTAGTCGATACGAGCTTTTTTGTAAAAACCTTCCGTATACGACCGACTGGCAAGTTTGATGATGTTCTTGTAGCCAACTTGATTTTTCGCGAGCAAAATGATATGGTAGGCGTTTCCGTCAGGAATACTCTCCATTTCCTTTTCTTCCGAACGGTTGGCGGAAACGTAGAATTCACAGCCTATGATGGGTTTTACACCCTGTTTGATCGCTTCCTTATAGAATTCAATCGCCCCAAACATATTCCCATGGTCAGTGATCGCAACCGATGACATCCCTTGGGATTTGACGTATTTCATCAGTTCAGGTATGCGAATCGCACCATCCAGCATGGAATAAGTCGTATGTAAGTGTAAATGGGTAAAATCTTCTATCATAATGAGACATAATGGGACAAAATCCCAAAGGGTAATTTACACAAAAAGCAGAAATTGAATTAATTTCAATATAAAAAAGGGAAATGGAACATAATTTTTTACTGTTTCTGGGTAGCCAACTACCCACTTGATTTTTTGAATTCATTTTGTTTGATCAGCAATCGACGATCTATACTATCCACTAATACAAATAATTGAGAACGAGGGCGAGTAAATCCCATGTATAGAATCCTAGTTGTGTCGATGCCTTTGATACTTTCAATATCTATCATTATGACTATTGATTTTTCTAGTCCTTTGAATTTCCTTACAGATTCGAAAAGAATTCCATCTTGGTCATCGTGCTGATTTGTAATTTTATATGGACCTAAATTTTGCGAACCAGTTAAAATTGGACAGACACCGTTTTTTTGGAATCGGAAGTTAGAGTAAATGAAAGGATGGCAAGATGATAAGACGTAAGAATTTTAGCAATGAGTTTAAAGAGAAAATAGTGCTTGAATATACTTCAGGACAAAGCTCAGCAGCACAAATAGCACAGAGGGAAGTATAACATCGCAGACTGTTCGTGATTGGGGAAAGGCATTCAATAATAAAAAATTTCAGAGTATGAATTCAACAGAATTTTCACCAAGAAAGCGAGTAGCAGAATTAAAAATCACGGTTTGTATGGCAAATACTGAGAATGTGCAACGCCCAGAAGTAACTAAGCGGTTAGCGTAACCATGGTATGGGAAGACCTTATCAAAGCTGGTATCGTTGATCCCGCTAAAGTAGTTCGCTCTGCTCTTCAAAACGCTGCTTCTATCGGTGCAATGATCCTCACAACCGAAGTTACTATCACAGACAAACTTGAGAAAGACGGTGGTGCTGGTGGTGGAATGCCTGGTGGTATGGGCGGAATGGGTGGTATGGGAGGCATGGTGTAAGATCGTTTCAGGATTTGCCACAGAGGCACTGAGACACAGAGAAGAGCGGTTTATCTGCATTTTGTGCTCGAAGATTTATCTTGTGGCAATCCAGCCTTAGCCGCGAAGCCTCACTGGAGACAGTGGGGCTTTTTTTGTTTGTGGCTTTTCAGTCTTGAATTTTTTTTAGGTGACACTATTACCTACAGGAAATCATATACTTAGAACACATTTTTAGGTGTTCAATGCGCTATTATATGTATTATTCCAATGGAGGCAAAAGGAATGCAGAAATATTTAACCTGGAACCTTGAAGACAATAATGTAAAATGCGTTACTAAGATAAATATTTTTTAACAAAGATAAATTTATGCAATACACAAAAGAACAATTAACCGCAATTAATACCATCAATAAAAATCTTCAGATCATTGCTTGTGCAGGATCAGGAAAGACTCAGGTCATATCTAAAAGAATCGTGAATATATTAAAA is a window of Leptospiraceae bacterium DNA encoding:
- a CDS encoding AAA family ATPase → MNSIEELENTLQLLELEQEYERSEYETLLSETSPAERQKNGVTWYPVQIELEEVTSSERLILSIRTNPEKAKNHKFHSGQTVSIFTNKEGLSKDEKKEYRIFGTIRKIKDETMYVMIPESEMPDWFDEGKLGVDLFYNETSYKEMKFALSKVISASNNRLADLREILLGYKETSVELQKNPIVKELNDSQNLAYSLALNTRDFSLIQGPPGTGKTTTLVRIIQEAVKDEKQVLVCAASNNAVDLLVEKLSELGVNVLRIGNPARVSENSEAFTFEAKLHSHPDYDTMLQYKKEALQLQKKAFKFKRNFGKAEREERTALKNEAKELFGIIRNLEFTIQKDILDKSEAICSTFVGITNSPASKMYFKTVFIDEATQALEPATWIAIMRANRVIFCGDHKQLPPVVKSPEGIRGKLDVSLFEKIIFRSEQNNSNQSKDITHTSNMKIPYILLDTQYRMHEEIMEFSNELFYSNHLKADLSVKKKTLDQVCGYIDRISPLCFLDTAGSDSEEKLNEETLSISNRREAEILISHLKLCLENWNLNSEVRNKISIGVLSPYNDQIIILRDLLEETKLASIYNIEISTIDSFQGREMDIIYISLVRSNEVGEVGFLSDTRRMNVAMTRAKLRLVVIGDSSTIGNHEFYKKFLEHAELYDSYESIWDYPDF
- a CDS encoding ankyrin repeat domain-containing protein, giving the protein MKYYLIIAILILNQSFIFAETKVESQNFLEAATKGDFALIESELKKGFDINTSDENGNTALHIAALKANLELTKFLLQKGANLNQKDGNGDSPLANAAAVGSLEVVKLLIEKGSEVDSKNQTGWTPLRWASNEGYLPIVNFLIEKGAEIYPLYMADRYFLEEAKNGNLDGMQKYLNKGASINAVDEDGISALLYVTSNLSLNNSEKYKTDVFESVKFLVENGGDLNEKSPTGFTPLLYSMHNNHIPLIQYLISQNASLADVDSNGDTCLILASRIGNLKLAQFFLEKKADTNLKNYSGETALHASSKTGQLEIVKTLLNLGADIDSEDNNKFTPLLVAARAGHESVVKLLLSSGANINHKEERNYSALMLAAENGHLTTVKILTEAGADKTIKSTYYPYGDVIAIAKKKSQTKVVEYLESTNLNSLNKSNSLSKTDLNDLLKVFSLLNEQIKGRNKDGFTALHWACKNENLELVKFVILPENLNQKDKQGFTPLHYSIKSGNLEITKFLIEKGADKNTKNNNGKTPIDIAPKKSKPTLIKILNTTKLIPLQKSTKNIKSESNSNDSFNLEDDAEEEKNSDDSEE
- a CDS encoding IPT/TIG domain-containing protein, giving the protein MVIKDFKYTILFSIFLFCLPIAVNSQSKEGSKSEYSIEYVDSLDLSKGDYRMAIRGLDPDEMIEILKGKKEKRFRIEIGNTKTQIYPGSVYQERKNLVEFFINVYNKIPSGRTKVKLYIGDSTEDKDRLLDEEFFEMPENYEEDKQPLVTGLSPMGGVIGDTITMSGKNFGSDVDKIDIYFYDLDDSTIDMDLPEDLEFSEYQPIEYMQMRAKTSPFYISSTLDGVQHMNFIIPTTPYLKQLAEKAFFRKSIKLKVFVDGRPSSFMKVTILPKNWNKKVIGLAIVVTVIGLGFISLLIGKWNFIPYVLLDKNTNTYSLSRFQAFTWTVVLTGSYFYIAIAFGILLQNGKIPDFNPSLVGLMSISYSGFIASHFLNKKNPKNAISDTPPKLSDLFMENGVIDITRLQLLLFTVVAVIVYLYNLYLNNTLNGLPDIPSTLHGLLVSSQTGYIGGKVFGDKVAVNRVIPRKISIREQSIDLHLIGAGFVDGMKLMVEGSDSDPMPVKYSSPSTVSCNLPIEKELGFKNLVIIPPIGSSILIPNAIEMIEGQTVVSKEESLVIEEPAGNKKKKG
- a CDS encoding VWA domain-containing protein produces the protein MFTHFFYRLKNRKIPVSTAEFIDLLKAISYFSDRNGSLSVNEFYSISRNCLIKDVKHYDDFDLIFAEVFKGQVGADNEMKSLIDEWLKKAIEREIPEEQKNAATNLEYEEVLKNLQKRLEEQKERHDGGNKWVGTKGTSAFGNSGFNPNGVRAGGDSSGKTAFDVIDERRFKDYRTDETLNVRQIKVALKKLRSLKKEGRLEFSIQKSIDKTCNNGGELELVHERSRKNDLKLLLLMDVGGSMSPHAARVSKLFSASHQLNHFKEFHYYYFHNIIYDSVFPDASLSKKVSVSKLTKKFRPDTKVIYVGDASMHPYELFNKTGMFDYYGYGYLKHKQPEVKLKTGLDRLRDLTEYFPDSVWLNPDDRRYWHHETIEAIWDLVPMYFLSIDGLQKAIRKLLRK